A portion of the Treponema rectale genome contains these proteins:
- a CDS encoding translocation/assembly module TamB domain-containing protein — MKKKVILRTVTGILIFLLILTAVFFALRPFYRTVNLTFDRYEKKLNSYLSEKTGLLLTYESMSPSILTGIRIKGIAVQDVSTGEKILTINRVNINYSIREFIRKDLDHAFTEFSVFDVNFDYDSEKCRNVQDKLQLLVKDMQEEEESDVFISHKLRKSIKDLLFRLPFDVDVRNVNFHCSLGGDEYSAKINEAVIRKNNTGSSLTGTLTGTAFASLKALGMRTAGFTVGMKGELQKNIDGSSLLISLDNLEKASYSIRDVSLLVTYGSGKINARTVQYNLPYNLFASVDADSGTFDAEFRSTELNPFRMFRIPSDDENLLMWNGSKLTTSTSFHAGLLTGELDWSSNTSFIFSRNIFDRGQSLAFDVKGDSKMINLKYLKAEGAFADADFSGKFDLEKMKPQGSGQVHYITLPNGNKISFDLFVDPSKNSTVFYIPEFVFGDRKFSWLELDVFSKENSLDFTFTMNDFSHEDFNLFASKPSSVRIDGSLSLEDESYFQAVVAVNNLFLDGAVSAAGWFLDEPGSDSISSAAASLESYIMSTEFYVSTDFKSVTYNCPNALFANTKEDRQFVILSFDGTETSLHVSQAGINYGSNSFMATLNAEYSPEDEQAIFQSDVNINNIPYQLNGIYSLGEWLNISGNYGLNLVVNFDRGISGTVETTSLPVSAGGFIFDFTTEATFSIPDFDDFYVEISKFEAEEFSGILAMHPKVSFIGKADYSGIVLSSLNYSDTFSMFEGSAYGLWNINDGIFDSFNMQISLKNPLTSESIVVDGSFTNPLQEKLTMDNLMTNCFFNAQANVEDFSLRHIFSTQPDDERFSATVTFSGTVENPYVTVNLSSFSMQLAGAPLFMKGSMAYMEEIFTVPEFSASWTDFSVKDFSGSFNMKDFDGLAQCVFNADFDGQTLIVPMVMKAENLSPFETEGKVLPESFSLEIDADNIGGTLGKNAPPLHFSIIRSPGRVDIMTNEYLGAYGEYLDDGTLNFSILDDKPIHFDASGSFKDMIVNLNVSNIYIDVTKISFIFNSDGFYVHNGIISGQLNLSGLLTDPNLDGEALIENIDFNFPDYVPEHFTASPLLVQITQDEIELPDSLFKIKKGMVTANVRLALDRWRIETFEVNVRTEKNRDLPFDVKIPQLRVTGFAGGYGSMIWEGDDITIDGNFTVHDTKANVITNTGLPLIDFSEPTQADIEFEEWFNTLNFYITASVKIAQKVEVEVKPFIRTLIAPNTDLFLSMDTDAGLWSLKGDVVLRGGEVSYLNRNFYLKEGSISLNENQSNFDPLVTIRGQINERDASGDPVLITLSAIKQHVSDFDPVLSSSPAKSESELMEILGQIIAGDSTSASDVLVSSLDYSVQVTFLRRLEGALRDLCNFDIFSVRTTLVQNSIKQGFNMNSDSEKGALISNLFDNTTVYIGKYFGSNIYVDAMMNWTYDENKNTTGDAFSGGLVFHPEMGLELDSPFANIRWSFAPDMESLQQTWVQSTSITLSWRFNF, encoded by the coding sequence ATGAAAAAAAAGGTCATTTTACGGACTGTTACCGGAATATTGATATTTCTCCTCATTCTTACGGCTGTTTTTTTTGCGCTCCGGCCGTTTTACAGGACTGTAAATTTAACCTTTGACCGTTACGAAAAAAAACTTAATTCCTATCTCTCAGAAAAGACGGGTCTGCTTTTAACTTACGAGTCCATGTCACCGTCAATACTTACAGGAATTCGTATAAAGGGTATTGCAGTTCAGGATGTTTCTACCGGTGAAAAAATCCTTACTATAAACAGGGTAAATATTAATTACAGCATCAGGGAATTTATCAGAAAAGACCTGGATCATGCCTTTACGGAATTCAGTGTATTTGACGTTAATTTCGATTATGACAGCGAGAAATGCCGGAACGTTCAGGATAAACTTCAGCTTCTCGTAAAGGATATGCAGGAAGAGGAAGAATCAGATGTTTTTATTTCTCATAAATTGCGGAAAAGCATTAAAGACCTTCTTTTCAGGCTCCCCTTTGATGTTGACGTGCGTAACGTAAACTTTCACTGTTCTTTGGGTGGCGATGAGTATTCTGCAAAAATAAATGAAGCCGTCATCAGAAAAAACAATACAGGTTCTTCTTTAACCGGAACGTTGACAGGAACCGCTTTTGCATCTTTAAAGGCTTTGGGAATGCGTACTGCCGGATTTACAGTGGGTATGAAGGGAGAACTGCAGAAAAACATAGACGGAAGTTCTCTTTTGATTTCCCTTGATAATCTTGAAAAAGCGTCTTACTCCATCAGGGATGTATCCCTTCTTGTAACATACGGTTCCGGTAAGATTAATGCCCGTACGGTTCAGTATAATCTTCCATATAATCTTTTTGCTTCTGTTGATGCGGACAGCGGAACTTTTGATGCAGAATTCCGCAGTACTGAACTTAATCCTTTCAGAATGTTCAGGATTCCTTCTGATGATGAAAATCTTCTTATGTGGAACGGGTCAAAGCTTACTACCTCCACTTCATTTCATGCAGGGCTTTTAACCGGTGAACTTGACTGGAGCAGTAATACATCTTTTATATTTTCAAGGAACATTTTTGACAGAGGACAGAGTCTTGCTTTTGATGTAAAGGGAGACTCAAAAATGATAAACCTTAAGTATCTGAAGGCTGAGGGAGCTTTTGCCGATGCTGATTTTTCAGGAAAGTTTGATCTTGAAAAAATGAAGCCCCAGGGGTCAGGACAGGTTCATTATATAACCTTGCCAAACGGAAATAAGATTTCTTTTGATCTTTTTGTAGATCCTTCAAAAAATTCTACTGTTTTTTATATTCCGGAATTTGTATTCGGAGACAGAAAGTTTTCATGGCTTGAACTGGACGTATTCAGTAAAGAAAATTCTCTTGACTTTACGTTTACAATGAATGATTTCAGTCATGAGGATTTCAATCTTTTTGCATCAAAACCTTCTTCCGTAAGAATAGACGGTTCTCTGTCCCTTGAAGATGAAAGTTATTTTCAGGCGGTTGTTGCAGTTAATAATCTGTTTCTTGACGGAGCTGTATCTGCGGCCGGATGGTTTCTCGATGAGCCGGGCAGTGATTCCATATCCTCTGCGGCAGCTTCTCTCGAATCTTACATTATGTCTACTGAGTTTTATGTATCTACGGATTTTAAATCCGTTACATATAACTGTCCTAATGCTCTTTTTGCCAACACGAAGGAAGACCGTCAGTTCGTAATTCTTTCATTTGACGGAACAGAAACTTCACTGCATGTAAGTCAGGCCGGCATTAATTACGGATCAAATTCCTTTATGGCAACATTGAATGCAGAGTATTCTCCTGAGGATGAACAGGCGATTTTTCAGAGTGATGTAAATATAAATAATATTCCATATCAGCTTAACGGAATTTATTCTCTCGGTGAATGGCTGAACATAAGCGGTAATTACGGATTGAATCTTGTCGTAAACTTTGACAGGGGAATTTCCGGAACTGTAGAGACAACTTCTCTTCCTGTAAGCGCCGGTGGATTTATTTTTGATTTTACGACGGAAGCTACATTTTCAATTCCTGATTTTGATGATTTCTATGTTGAAATTTCAAAGTTTGAGGCAGAAGAATTCTCAGGGATTCTTGCAATGCACCCGAAAGTATCTTTTATCGGAAAGGCTGATTATTCAGGAATCGTTTTATCCAGCCTGAATTATTCAGATACGTTCTCAATGTTTGAGGGAAGTGCGTACGGCTTGTGGAATATAAATGACGGCATCTTTGATTCGTTCAACATGCAGATATCATTAAAGAATCCTTTGACCAGTGAATCCATAGTTGTGGACGGTTCGTTTACCAATCCGCTTCAGGAAAAACTTACCATGGATAATTTGATGACAAACTGCTTCTTTAATGCACAGGCAAATGTAGAAGATTTTTCTCTCCGTCATATTTTCTCAACACAGCCGGATGATGAACGGTTTTCTGCAACTGTAACTTTCAGCGGTACAGTTGAGAATCCTTACGTTACGGTTAATCTTTCAAGTTTCTCGATGCAGCTTGCAGGTGCTCCGCTTTTCATGAAAGGAAGCATGGCATACATGGAAGAGATATTTACTGTTCCTGAGTTTTCTGCATCCTGGACAGATTTCTCCGTAAAAGACTTTTCCGGTTCATTTAATATGAAGGATTTTGACGGACTGGCTCAGTGTGTATTCAATGCCGATTTTGACGGACAGACTTTAATTGTTCCTATGGTTATGAAGGCAGAAAATCTTTCTCCTTTTGAAACGGAAGGAAAAGTTCTTCCGGAATCTTTCTCTCTTGAAATTGATGCTGATAATATAGGCGGTACTTTAGGAAAGAATGCGCCTCCTCTTCATTTTTCAATCATCCGTTCTCCTGGACGTGTGGATATAATGACAAACGAATATCTGGGAGCCTATGGTGAATATCTGGACGACGGTACTCTTAATTTTTCTATTCTTGATGATAAGCCGATTCATTTTGATGCTTCCGGTTCTTTTAAGGACATGATTGTCAATCTGAATGTAAGTAATATCTATATAGACGTTACAAAAATTTCTTTCATATTTAATTCAGACGGTTTTTATGTACATAACGGAATCATATCAGGACAGCTTAATCTTTCCGGACTTCTTACAGATCCTAATCTTGACGGAGAAGCTCTTATCGAGAACATTGATTTTAATTTTCCTGATTATGTACCTGAACATTTTACGGCTTCTCCTCTTCTGGTTCAGATTACTCAGGATGAAATTGAACTTCCGGATTCACTGTTCAAGATAAAGAAGGGAATGGTAACGGCAAATGTAAGGCTTGCTCTGGACCGCTGGAGAATTGAAACATTTGAAGTAAATGTCCGTACTGAAAAAAACAGGGATCTTCCTTTTGATGTTAAGATTCCTCAGCTGCGGGTTACAGGCTTTGCAGGCGGTTACGGTTCCATGATATGGGAAGGAGATGACATTACCATAGACGGAAACTTTACCGTACATGATACAAAAGCAAATGTAATTACAAATACAGGCCTTCCTCTGATAGATTTTTCTGAACCGACTCAGGCTGATATTGAATTTGAAGAATGGTTCAATACACTTAATTTCTATATAACTGCATCTGTAAAAATTGCCCAGAAAGTCGAAGTGGAAGTAAAGCCTTTTATACGTACCCTTATTGCTCCTAATACGGATCTTTTCCTCTCAATGGATACTGATGCAGGACTCTGGAGTCTTAAAGGAGATGTTGTCTTAAGGGGAGGAGAGGTTTCATATTTGAATAGAAACTTCTACCTGAAGGAAGGAAGCATAAGCCTTAATGAAAATCAGTCTAATTTTGATCCTCTTGTTACTATCCGCGGACAGATTAATGAACGTGATGCAAGCGGTGATCCTGTTCTTATAACTCTGTCTGCAATAAAACAGCATGTTTCTGATTTTGACCCGGTCCTTTCATCTTCTCCTGCAAAGTCTGAATCAGAACTTATGGAGATTCTCGGTCAGATTATTGCCGGTGACAGCACTTCTGCTTCTGATGTTCTTGTAAGCAGCCTTGACTACAGTGTTCAGGTAACTTTCCTTCGCCGTCTTGAAGGTGCATTGCGGGATTTATGCAATTTTGATATATTTTCTGTCCGTACGACACTCGTTCAGAATTCCATTAAACAGGGATTCAATATGAACAGTGATTCAGAAAAAGGTGCATTGATCAGTAACTTATTTGATAATACGACTGTTTATATTGGTAAATACTTTGGAAGCAATATATACGTGGATGCCATGATGAACTGGACGTATGATGAAAATAAAAATACAACAGGTGATGCTTTTTCTGGCGGTCTGGTTTTCCATCCTGAAATGGGTCTTGAACTGGATTCTCCTTTTGCAAACATACGATGGAGTTTTGCTCCTGATATGGAAAGTTTGCAGCAGACTTGGGTTCAATCCACGTCTATTACGCTTTCATGGCGATTTAATTTTTAA